A genomic window from Aulosira sp. FACHB-615 includes:
- a CDS encoding 1-acyl-sn-glycerol-3-phosphate acyltransferase — protein sequence MSRSREPLISLALYHAFKWSVVSPMLHTYFRGKIYGVENVPPSDPLVVVSNHASYFDPPIVSNCVRRPVAYMAKQELFEIPVLAQAIKLYGAYPVSRGSADRNAIRAALECLENGWAVGVFLQGTRTPDGKITDPKKGAALLAAKAQAPILPVSLWGSEGILEKGSSIPRAVPLTIRIGEVIAPPSSTNKDELDRVTQKCAKVINEMHDLGR from the coding sequence ATGTCTCGCAGTCGTGAACCGTTAATTAGTCTGGCGCTTTACCACGCTTTCAAATGGTCGGTTGTCAGCCCCATGCTTCATACTTACTTTCGCGGGAAGATTTATGGGGTCGAAAATGTGCCGCCATCAGATCCTTTGGTAGTTGTGAGTAATCATGCTAGTTATTTTGACCCGCCAATTGTTTCTAATTGTGTGCGCCGTCCGGTAGCATATATGGCGAAACAGGAGTTATTTGAAATTCCGGTTTTGGCACAAGCTATTAAATTATATGGTGCTTACCCCGTGAGTCGCGGTAGTGCCGATCGCAATGCCATTCGGGCTGCTTTAGAATGTTTAGAAAATGGTTGGGCTGTGGGAGTGTTTTTACAAGGGACTCGCACACCTGATGGCAAAATTACTGACCCCAAAAAAGGCGCAGCACTCTTAGCCGCAAAGGCGCAAGCACCAATTTTACCTGTGAGTTTGTGGGGAAGTGAAGGAATTTTAGAAAAAGGCTCATCCATACCGCGTGCTGTTCCCCTGACGATTAGAATTGGTGAGGTAATTGCACCACCAAGTTCTACTAACAAAGATGAATTAGACCGTGTAACCCAAAAGTGTGCAAAGGTCATCAACGAAATGCACGATTTAGGGCGTTGA
- a CDS encoding AI-2E family transporter: protein MTGFDAKNFWNRLNNSALVRFLLLVASGWAFVQLLAYFEAVIVIFTFAAILAFLLSYPVNWLRRFLPHGVAVIVVFLISIVILGGLLITVGIAVLSQGQQLIDSISGFLTSLAPFLERIEEFLRNRNLQIDLSLIEEQLRNQAISGLVTSLTFLQQLLTNFVTFILIAVVAFFMLLDGEKLWNFILKIVPKQRRIRFTNIIRRSFLGFFRGQLLLSLFLTTTTFIVFVILQVPFALLLSVIVGFLDIIPGIGATLGVSTITLIVLSQNVWLALKVLIACIILQQIQDNLIAPRIMQGALNLNPVVVFFALLVGARVAGLLGVFISIPITGVIVSLFEIDEMKAEV from the coding sequence ATGACCGGCTTTGATGCCAAGAACTTTTGGAATCGCTTGAATAATTCGGCGTTAGTCCGCTTTTTGTTGTTAGTGGCTTCAGGCTGGGCTTTCGTACAACTTTTAGCATACTTTGAAGCCGTCATTGTTATTTTTACATTTGCGGCAATTTTAGCTTTTTTACTCAGCTATCCTGTAAATTGGTTGCGGCGGTTTTTACCTCATGGGGTAGCTGTAATTGTTGTCTTCTTAATCAGCATTGTGATTTTAGGCGGATTATTAATCACCGTTGGGATAGCAGTATTATCCCAAGGACAGCAATTAATTGATAGTATTTCGGGATTTTTAACTTCTCTTGCGCCTTTTTTAGAAAGAATCGAAGAATTTCTCCGTAACCGCAATCTGCAAATAGACTTGAGTTTAATTGAAGAACAATTGCGGAATCAGGCTATATCAGGTTTAGTCACCAGCTTAACTTTTCTACAACAGTTATTAACTAATTTTGTCACCTTTATTTTAATTGCTGTTGTAGCATTCTTCATGCTACTAGATGGCGAAAAACTATGGAATTTTATCTTAAAGATAGTCCCTAAACAACGCCGCATCAGATTTACCAATATCATTAGACGCAGCTTTTTAGGGTTTTTTCGTGGTCAGCTATTATTGAGTTTGTTTTTAACCACAACTACTTTCATTGTCTTTGTAATCTTGCAAGTACCTTTTGCCTTACTATTATCTGTAATTGTCGGGTTTTTAGATATCATTCCAGGTATTGGAGCAACTTTAGGTGTTAGCACAATTACTTTAATTGTCTTATCTCAAAATGTTTGGCTGGCATTAAAAGTATTGATTGCCTGTATTATCCTCCAACAAATTCAAGACAATCTCATTGCACCTCGGATTATGCAAGGTGCGCTAAATCTCAATCCGGTTGTGGTATTTTTCGCCTTATTAGTAGGTGCTAGAGTCGCAGGCTTATTAGGAGTTTTCATTTCTATTCCAATTACGGGAGTAATTGTATCTTTATTTGAAATTGATGAGATGAAAGCTGAGGTTTAG
- a CDS encoding retron system putative HNH endonuclease has product MPRSPQPDILIRLGAKWLAKLKTTKANPNATKKQIENATNKYNHPEIKKALEEMFHGKCAYCESKISVVDYGEIEHFHPKSIYESLTFEWTNLLYSCTICNSINHKGTKFPLDVNGKPLLLDPSNDKIDPFLHLDFYWDHSTKLANIKGHDDCGNQVTQIFDLNGIIRRKELIKNRSKYIEKLLTLLIMALNTIDIEVKLQAIQMLKDSCKTSEEYSAFALVHILPHLAHHFRDPEAIALLKKVSTRSPAYAVFSRVHQLP; this is encoded by the coding sequence GTGCCAAGAAGTCCCCAACCAGATATCTTAATAAGATTGGGTGCTAAATGGTTAGCAAAACTAAAAACAACTAAAGCTAATCCTAATGCTACTAAGAAACAAATTGAAAATGCAACTAATAAATATAATCATCCAGAAATTAAAAAAGCTTTAGAAGAAATGTTTCATGGCAAATGTGCATATTGTGAAAGTAAGATTTCAGTGGTTGATTATGGAGAAATCGAACATTTTCATCCTAAAAGTATATATGAAAGTTTGACATTTGAGTGGACTAACCTTCTGTATTCATGCACTATTTGTAATAGTATAAATCATAAAGGAACTAAATTTCCACTGGACGTAAATGGTAAGCCTCTATTACTTGACCCTAGCAATGACAAAATTGATCCATTTTTGCATTTAGATTTCTATTGGGATCATTCTACTAAGTTGGCTAATATAAAAGGACATGATGATTGTGGAAACCAAGTAACACAAATTTTTGATTTAAATGGAATTATTAGACGAAAAGAGTTAATCAAGAACCGCAGTAAATACATCGAAAAGCTATTAACTCTACTGATAATGGCATTAAATACTATTGATATAGAAGTAAAATTACAAGCAATTCAAATGTTAAAAGATAGTTGTAAGACTAGTGAAGAATATAGTGCTTTTGCGCTTGTGCATATCCTTCCACATCTTGCTCATCATTTTCGTGATCCAGAGGCGATCGCTCTTTTGAAAAAAGTGAGTACGCGTAGTCCTGCTTATGCTGTATTTTCTCGTGTTCACCAACTACCATAG
- a CDS encoding AAA family ATPase has product MWVESITLSNIKCFREEKILFIRNRETGKKAKPYSWITLLGENGVGKSTLLQALALLLAGPEAAKELLPRPTGWVSDSSKPGKLSAVLHQDPLDAGTYGKEKISRSFTYSYFVTGDTPTTIKISQDKTETYTEPALIEEYSRFLSWLRTNAFASNTKGWFAVGYGAFRRLTRISQRMLPSLDTPKRSSNFITQFNEDTPISSFEQWMVYLDFRIAKGDQEASKKLEIGKKVIESLIPGDTKIAEITADGQIKFFVNGRKVATIGLSDGYRSVIALAGDLIWRLMQAFPDLEDPTQASGVVLIDELDIHLHPYWQRKIAGWLRNIFPNLQFVIATHSPLIAAGGGEDALTLRLELVDGEVEVRQIDNISAYDADYILRSPAFGLESTHSPATQEKIQRFYELDNNKDNLSEKDKQEYEQLRNFMKTLQPIAGPPEPGSLEARIDAFLEENLP; this is encoded by the coding sequence ATGTGGGTTGAAAGCATAACACTTAGTAATATCAAGTGCTTTCGAGAAGAAAAAATACTCTTTATTCGCAATCGTGAAACTGGTAAAAAGGCAAAACCCTACTCTTGGATTACCTTACTAGGTGAAAACGGTGTAGGAAAAAGCACGTTACTTCAAGCATTAGCACTACTTTTAGCCGGGCCTGAAGCTGCAAAAGAACTTCTCCCCCGTCCTACAGGTTGGGTTAGTGACTCCTCTAAACCAGGGAAACTGAGTGCTGTGCTACATCAAGATCCACTTGACGCTGGTACTTATGGTAAAGAAAAAATCAGTAGAAGTTTTACTTATTCATACTTTGTTACTGGTGACACACCTACAACTATTAAAATTAGTCAAGATAAAACAGAAACTTATACTGAACCTGCACTAATTGAAGAATATTCGAGATTTCTAAGTTGGTTACGAACTAATGCCTTTGCTTCTAACACTAAAGGATGGTTTGCAGTAGGTTATGGTGCGTTTCGTCGGCTAACCCGTATTAGCCAAAGAATGTTACCTAGTTTAGATACCCCAAAGCGTTCTAGTAACTTCATTACACAGTTCAATGAAGACACACCTATAAGTTCATTTGAGCAGTGGATGGTTTACCTAGATTTTCGCATAGCCAAAGGGGATCAGGAAGCAAGTAAAAAGCTGGAAATAGGAAAAAAAGTAATTGAAAGTCTCATTCCTGGAGATACTAAAATTGCTGAAATCACTGCTGATGGTCAAATCAAATTTTTTGTTAATGGTCGTAAAGTAGCAACTATTGGTTTATCTGATGGTTATCGGAGTGTAATAGCCTTAGCTGGAGATTTAATTTGGCGATTAATGCAAGCTTTTCCTGATTTAGAAGACCCCACTCAGGCTTCAGGTGTAGTTTTAATTGATGAATTAGATATTCATCTTCATCCATATTGGCAAAGAAAAATTGCTGGTTGGTTGCGAAATATTTTTCCAAATCTACAATTTGTTATCGCTACTCATAGTCCACTTATCGCTGCGGGTGGAGGAGAAGATGCACTTACTCTTCGTCTAGAATTGGTAGATGGTGAAGTAGAAGTAAGACAAATAGATAATATTTCTGCTTATGATGCTGATTATATCCTCAGAAGTCCAGCTTTTGGTTTAGAGTCTACTCATTCACCTGCTACACAGGAGAAAATACAACGTTTCTATGAATTAGATAACAATAAAGACAACCTCAGTGAAAAAGACAAGCAAGAGTATGAGCAACTCAGGAACTTTATGAAAACCTTACAGCCAATTGCTGGGCCACCTGAACCTGGGAGTTTAGAAGCTAGAATAGATGCGTTCTTGGAGGAAAATTTGCCTTGA
- a CDS encoding ATP-dependent Clp protease ATP-binding subunit has product MFERFTEKAIKVIMLAQEEARRLGHNFVGTEQILLGLIGEGTGVAAKVLKSMGVNLKDARIEVEKIIGRGSGFVAVEIPFTPRAKRVLELSLEEARQLGHNYIGTEHLLLGLIREGEGVAARVLENLGVDLSKVRTQVIRMLGETAEVSATGQSGRTKTPTLDEFGSNLTQMATDNKLDPVVGRAKEIERVIQILGRRTKNNPVLIGEPGVGKTAIAEGLASRIANKDVPDILEDKRVVTLDIGLLVAGTKYRGEFEERLKKIMDEIRQAGNVILVIDEVHTLIGAGAAEGAIDAANILKPALARGELQCIGATTLDEYRKHIERDAALERRFQPVMVGEPSVDETIEILHGLRDRYEQHHKLKISDEALIAAAKLSDRYISDRYLPDKAIDLIDEAGSRVRLINSQLPPAAKELDKELRQILKEKDDAVRSQDFDRAGELRDREMEIKAEIRAIAQSKTNGASGDGVEPVVTEEDIAHIVASWTGVPVNKLTESESEKLLHMEDTLHQRLIGQEDAVKAVSRAIRRARVGLKNPNRPIASFIFSGPTGVGKTELAKSLASYFFGSEEAMIRLDMSEYMERHTVSKLIGSPPGYVGYNEGGQLTEAVRRRPYTVVLFDEIEKAHPDVFNMLLQILEDGRLTDAKGRTVDFKNTLLILTSNIGSKVIEKGASTIGFEFTEDAGESQYNRIKTLVNEELKQYFRPEFLNRLDEIIVFRQLNREEVTQIADIMLKEVFGRLTEKGITLEVTERFKDRLIQEGYSPSYGARPLRRAIMRLLEDSLAEEILSGRIKDGDTAVVDVDENGNVQVSSQQRRELLPQGIES; this is encoded by the coding sequence ATGTTTGAACGCTTCACAGAAAAAGCCATTAAGGTAATCATGCTGGCCCAAGAAGAGGCCCGCCGTTTAGGTCACAACTTTGTGGGAACCGAGCAGATCCTCCTGGGTCTGATTGGGGAAGGCACAGGAGTTGCGGCCAAGGTGCTGAAATCAATGGGTGTCAATCTCAAAGATGCCCGTATTGAAGTAGAAAAAATCATAGGCCGGGGTTCAGGCTTTGTGGCCGTGGAAATTCCGTTTACGCCACGGGCAAAGCGGGTTCTGGAACTATCCCTAGAAGAAGCGCGCCAATTAGGGCATAACTACATTGGCACCGAGCATCTGCTGTTGGGCCTGATCCGGGAAGGGGAAGGTGTAGCAGCCAGGGTGCTAGAAAACCTTGGGGTGGATCTATCTAAGGTAAGAACCCAAGTCATCCGAATGCTGGGAGAAACAGCAGAGGTTTCGGCGACCGGTCAATCGGGACGCACTAAGACTCCTACCTTGGATGAATTCGGCTCGAACCTAACCCAGATGGCGACGGACAACAAACTTGATCCAGTCGTAGGACGCGCAAAAGAAATTGAGCGTGTAATTCAAATCTTGGGTCGCCGGACAAAAAATAACCCAGTGCTGATTGGTGAACCAGGGGTTGGTAAAACCGCGATCGCCGAAGGTTTGGCGAGCCGCATTGCCAACAAAGATGTCCCCGACATCCTGGAAGACAAGCGTGTAGTCACGTTAGACATCGGTTTGCTGGTAGCAGGTACCAAATACCGGGGTGAATTTGAAGAACGCCTGAAGAAAATCATGGACGAAATTCGTCAGGCGGGTAACGTCATTCTCGTAATTGACGAAGTTCACACCCTAATTGGTGCAGGTGCAGCCGAAGGTGCGATCGACGCAGCAAATATCCTCAAACCCGCCTTGGCAAGAGGTGAATTGCAGTGTATCGGTGCCACCACTCTCGACGAATACCGCAAACACATCGAGCGCGATGCAGCCTTAGAACGCCGCTTCCAGCCAGTCATGGTAGGTGAGCCGTCAGTCGATGAAACTATAGAAATATTGCATGGACTACGCGATCGCTACGAGCAGCATCACAAGTTGAAAATTTCTGATGAAGCTTTGATTGCAGCAGCGAAATTGTCTGACCGTTATATCAGCGATCGCTACTTGCCAGATAAAGCCATCGACTTGATTGATGAAGCAGGTTCGCGCGTGCGGTTAATCAACTCCCAACTGCCCCCCGCAGCTAAAGAGTTAGATAAAGAACTGCGCCAAATCTTAAAAGAAAAAGATGATGCAGTGCGTTCCCAAGACTTTGACAGAGCCGGGGAACTGCGCGATCGGGAAATGGAAATCAAAGCCGAAATCCGCGCGATCGCCCAAAGCAAAACCAACGGTGCAAGTGGTGACGGTGTAGAACCCGTTGTCACCGAAGAAGACATTGCTCACATCGTCGCTTCCTGGACAGGTGTACCAGTCAACAAGCTCACCGAGTCTGAATCCGAAAAGCTGCTGCACATGGAAGACACCTTGCATCAGCGACTCATCGGACAAGAAGACGCAGTGAAAGCAGTTTCACGGGCAATCCGTCGGGCGCGTGTCGGTTTGAAAAACCCCAACCGACCCATCGCCAGCTTTATCTTCTCCGGGCCGACTGGGGTAGGTAAAACTGAGTTGGCAAAATCCTTGGCTTCCTACTTCTTCGGTTCTGAAGAAGCAATGATCCGCCTGGATATGTCGGAATATATGGAACGCCACACCGTCAGCAAACTAATTGGTTCGCCTCCAGGTTACGTTGGTTATAACGAAGGCGGTCAATTAACCGAAGCTGTGCGCCGTCGTCCATATACCGTGGTGCTGTTCGACGAAATCGAAAAAGCCCACCCCGATGTCTTCAATATGCTGCTGCAAATTTTAGAAGACGGTCGGTTAACCGATGCTAAAGGTCGCACCGTTGACTTCAAGAACACCTTGCTGATTTTGACATCCAACATCGGTTCTAAGGTAATTGAAAAAGGCGCTTCCACCATCGGCTTCGAGTTCACCGAAGATGCTGGCGAGTCGCAGTATAACCGGATTAAGACTCTGGTTAACGAAGAACTCAAGCAGTACTTCCGTCCAGAATTCCTCAACCGTTTGGATGAAATTATCGTCTTCCGTCAACTCAACCGGGAAGAAGTCACCCAAATCGCCGACATCATGCTCAAAGAAGTGTTTGGTCGCCTGACAGAAAAAGGTATCACCTTAGAAGTCACCGAACGCTTCAAAGACCGACTCATCCAAGAAGGTTACAGCCCCAGTTACGGTGCAAGACCGTTGCGTCGGGCAATTATGCGCTTGTTGGAAGATAGCCTCGCAGAAGAAATTCTGTCTGGTCGCATCAAAGATGGCGATACCGCCGTTGTTGATGTTGATGAAAACGGCAACGTGCAAGTTAGTTCTCAACAGCGCCGGGAGTTGTTACCTCAAGGAATTGAGTCGTAA
- the rimI gene encoding ribosomal protein S18-alanine N-acetyltransferase — protein MISSELKLRSLTTNDLSTILELDQTCFGGLWTLAGYQRELESPNSELLGLFAPLSSIKLLGMGCFWSIVDEAHITILAIHPQYHRQGLGQALLYALLKAACDRGLERATLEVRASNIAAISLYEKFGFKTAGRRRRYYKDNDEDALILWLSELQYPHFQQTLDQWHTIVSQQLSEFSWQLI, from the coding sequence GTGATTTCATCAGAATTAAAATTGCGATCGCTCACAACCAATGACCTTAGTACCATCCTCGAACTCGATCAAACTTGTTTTGGTGGTCTTTGGACTTTAGCCGGTTATCAACGCGAATTAGAAAGCCCAAACAGCGAGTTACTGGGTTTGTTTGCGCCATTGTCGAGCATTAAACTTTTGGGTATGGGCTGTTTTTGGTCAATTGTTGACGAAGCCCACATTACTATTTTGGCGATTCATCCCCAATATCACCGTCAGGGTTTGGGGCAGGCTTTATTGTACGCTCTCTTGAAGGCAGCCTGCGATCGCGGTTTAGAACGCGCCACCCTGGAAGTGAGAGCTTCTAATATTGCAGCCATATCCTTATATGAGAAATTTGGCTTTAAAACGGCGGGGCGGCGACGGCGTTATTACAAAGACAACGACGAAGATGCTTTGATTTTGTGGTTATCAGAATTGCAATATCCACATTTTCAACAAACTTTAGACCAGTGGCACACCATTGTCAGCCAACAGTTGAGCGAATTTTCTTGGCAATTGATTTAG
- a CDS encoding Uma2 family endonuclease gives MTLSSPMTLLVTLPPLENGDKLTRGEFERRYHAMPAVKKAELIEGIVYMASPLRFRSHGKPHAYVMAWLGLYESATPGVELGDNATVRLDADNEPQPDACLLITNDGQASVSDDDYIEGAPELIVEVAASSVSLDLHEKLKVYRRNQVQEYLVWRVYDNEFDWFKLEQGEYIKLAPNHEGVIYSHIFPGLCLDKAALLAGNLAKVLAVLQQGLASPEHQSFVENLATKSSL, from the coding sequence ATGACCCTTAGTTCTCCTATGACTCTTTTAGTAACTCTGCCACCTTTGGAAAACGGCGATAAACTCACCCGTGGAGAATTTGAGCGTCGTTATCATGCTATGCCAGCAGTGAAAAAAGCGGAACTGATTGAAGGAATTGTGTATATGGCATCTCCCTTACGTTTTAGAAGTCATGGTAAACCCCATGCTTATGTTATGGCTTGGTTGGGCTTATATGAATCTGCTACGCCTGGGGTAGAGTTGGGAGATAATGCCACTGTCCGCTTAGATGCCGATAATGAACCCCAACCAGATGCTTGTTTGCTGATTACTAATGACGGACAGGCCAGTGTTAGTGACGATGATTATATTGAAGGTGCGCCAGAGTTAATTGTAGAAGTTGCTGCTAGTAGTGTTTCTTTGGATTTGCACGAAAAGTTAAAAGTATACCGCCGCAATCAAGTGCAAGAATATTTAGTCTGGCGTGTGTATGATAATGAATTTGATTGGTTCAAGTTAGAGCAAGGGGAATATATCAAACTTGCGCCTAATCATGAGGGTGTGATTTACTCTCATATTTTTCCGGGTTTATGCTTAGATAAAGCGGCATTATTAGCCGGGAATTTAGCAAAAGTTTTAGCAGTTTTGCAGCAAGGTTTGGCTAGTCCAGAACACCAGAGTTTTGTTGAAAACCTTGCCACTAAGTCCTCCTTATAA